The DNA region CTCATCTCCATCTCAAACTTTTTGATTTTAAATGATACTCTACCACTGGCAGGCATAATACCAGAGAAACAGTATGGCGTATCATAATATTAATTCTTCACCATTGACTATGACAATATGTAGAGCGTTATTTACAAAGTACGCTAAGTCTATCGGCATCTTGCTCAGTATGTTTAGCTTTTTTGTGCATTCAGCAACAGAAAACCAACTTGAGCAAATCAGAACGGCCGCTGAACAGCACATTCTTAGCACGGTAGAGCAGCCAGCGGGAGGGAATTTGTCCGTCAATGCGGCAAATATTGATCCACGTATCAAAGCCACCGATTGCCCAGAGCCCCTTGATACATCTGCATCTTCAACCAGTAGCACACGCAGCAACATCAACGTTTTGGTCGAATGTCCCGCTGACCATTGGAAGGTCTATGTTCCGGTGAGGATCTCTGCTTCTGTTCCAATGATCGTTTCTACCCGCCAGTTAGGTCGCGGAGAGATCATCAGCGCTTCTGACGTAACGACGTCAATGATTGAATTGCAGCGGTTTCGTAAAGACGGCTTCACCAACATTGAACAAGTGATCGGCTCAAAACTCAAACGTAATGTACGCCTAGGCGATGTGGTCGAACGCAATGACGTGTGCGTGGTTTGCCGTAATGAGAAAG from Vibrio hyugaensis includes:
- the flgA gene encoding flagellar basal body P-ring formation chaperone FlgA, whose translation is MAYHNINSSPLTMTICRALFTKYAKSIGILLSMFSFFVHSATENQLEQIRTAAEQHILSTVEQPAGGNLSVNAANIDPRIKATDCPEPLDTSASSTSSTRSNINVLVECPADHWKVYVPVRISASVPMIVSTRQLGRGEIISASDVTTSMIELQRFRKDGFTNIEQVIGSKLKRNVRLGDVVERNDVCVVCRNEKVTIRAVKSGMTITTQGTALQDGSSGDQVRVKNDKSQRIIEGIVTGIAEITVTF